In Arachis hypogaea cultivar Tifrunner chromosome 2, arahy.Tifrunner.gnm2.J5K5, whole genome shotgun sequence, a genomic segment contains:
- the LOC112737003 gene encoding uncharacterized protein, which produces MNIDFFKRDIDELIGEFTQNESTTLADMKRVWLSKKFSYIYESSPASNLAFFMQSLYAQCIGYMCGTASLSQRLGGLYCLYCLYETQPFKPPFKVYLSLGEVKKLRTLVVDAKANDIKVVPTLVKRMLGRNMFLFGAVDLTEDSVRETVNELQQLQNARIKLAYEKLFHSTPIDNYVHMDLGMEVDLGKLQKMSSEYAQAKNVAIAEASNVLDVTNIKHLSEDKELIGDVVKKITDDWNEQKENFYKQTGCGEDEMDDQELQQLLLDDNEDNED; this is translated from the exons ATGAATATTGATTTTTTCAAGCGTGACATTGATGAACTAATTGGTGAATTCACTCAG AATGAGTCAACTACTTTGGCTGATATGAAGAGAGTATGGCTTTCTAAGAAGTTCTCCTACATTTATGAATCTAGTCCTGCTAGCAACCTTGCCTTCTTCATGCAATCTCTGTATGCTCAATGTATAG GTTACATGTGTGGTACTGCTTCTTTATCACAAAGATTGGGCGGCCTTTATTGCCTCTACTGTCTTTATGAGACTCAACCATTTAAACCTCCTTTCAAAGTCTATCTATCCCTTG GAGAGGTAAAGAAACTCAGAACCCTTGTGGTGGATGCAAAAGCAAACGATATTAAAGTGGTACCAACTTTGGTAAAAAGAATGTTGGGTAGAAACATGTTCCTTTTTGGTGCTGTTGACTTAACGGAGGATTCCGTCAGAGAGACAGTTAACGAACTACAACAATTGCAGAATGCTCGTATCAAACTTGCATATGAAAA ATTATTTCATAGCACACCAATTGACAACTATGTTCACATGGACCTT GGCATGGAAGTTGACCTTGGAAAGCTGCAGAAAATGTCATCCGAATATGCCCAGGCCAAGAATGTAGCCATTGCAG AAGCAAGTAATGTTTTAGATGTTACAAACATAAAGCACCTATCAGAAGATAAGGAACTGATAGGAGATGTTGTGAAAAAGATCACTGACGACTGGAACGAACagaaagaaaatttttataaacaaacTGGATGCGGAGAGGATGAAATGGATGACCAGGAGCTGCAACAACTACTTCTGGACGACAACGAGGATAATGAAGATTGA